A genomic region of Candidatus Rokuibacteriota bacterium contains the following coding sequences:
- a CDS encoding type II toxin-antitoxin system HicA family toxin: MSAWPSTRARRVLAAFLRIGWTVKRQSGSHRTLSRPDWPDFVFAFHDDEEIGPRMLARIAKRTGLRPEDL; this comes from the coding sequence ATGAGCGCTTGGCCGAGCACCCGTGCTCGACGGGTGCTGGCGGCCTTCTTGAGGATCGGCTGGACGGTCAAACGTCAGTCCGGCTCCCATCGCACGCTCTCCCGCCCAGACTGGCCGGATTTCGTGTTCGCGTTTCACGACGACGAAGAGATCGGGCCACGGATGCTGGCCAGGATCGCCAAGCGCACCGGCCTGCGGCCCGAGGACCTATGA
- a CDS encoding type II toxin-antitoxin system HicB family antitoxin — translation MTFKVEIEREDDGRWLAEVVDLPGVLAYGDTQPNALAKVQALALRVIAERLEHGEAGPDLLSISFNAA, via the coding sequence ATTACGTTCAAGGTCGAAATCGAGCGGGAGGATGACGGCCGCTGGCTGGCCGAAGTCGTTGACCTCCCTGGTGTCCTCGCGTATGGCGACACGCAGCCTAACGCCCTGGCAAAGGTCCAGGCTCTTGCCCTGAGGGTGATCGCCGAACGGCTCGAACACGGTGAGGCCGGCCCGGATCTGCTGAGTATCTCCTTCAACGCTGCATGA